The proteins below come from a single Anguilla rostrata isolate EN2019 chromosome 3, ASM1855537v3, whole genome shotgun sequence genomic window:
- the zgc:92429 gene encoding cysteine and histidine-rich domain-containing protein 1, translating to MLINICVLQGWSCCKKRTTDFSEFLSIQGCTRGRHSNKKPEEPLRPEVTSEKGDVQSHGGQEIIYRGPKSAEALEKERPSPDEPKSKLPVKVSPSLAQVLEKLDISNKEEEKKKESQAVMPGTRCKNAGCKTMYQGAETDLETCAYHPGAPVFHEGYKYWNCCHIQTLDFNAFLDQKGCTTGKHRWIPKQDKKNVACRHDWHQTGTQVVVTVYAKNSIPEHSYVETNRTVLTTHIQFDNNKVFHRDFHLWGVVDVAQSSVTMVPSKVEVVLRKADAVAWGRLEDPRFKAEPQPEAQEDDAVGTEETRPDWDISDDDISESDEEEDLPPPTSETTPPQ from the exons ATGCTAATCAATATCTGTGTCCTCCAGGGTTGGTCATGCTGCAAGAAGAGGACCACAGACTTCTCAGAATTTCTCTCAATCCAG GGCTGCACCCGGGGTCGGCATAGCAACAAGAAGCCCGAGGAGCCCTTGCGCCCGGAGGTGACTTCAGAGAAGGGGGACGTGCAGTCTCACGGGGGGCAGGAGATCATCTACCGGGGCCCCAAATCTGCAGAGGCCCTGGAGAAGGAGAGGCccag CCCAGATGAGCCCAAGTCCAAGCTTCCGGTGAAGGTGTCCCCCTCGCTGGCCCAGGTGCTGGAGAAGCTGGATATCAGCAacaaggaagaggagaagaagaaag AGAGTCAGGCTGTCATGCCAGGAACAAGGTGCAAGAACGCAGGGTGCAAAACG ATGTACCAGGGCGCTGAGACGGACCTGGAGACCTGTGCCTACCACCCGGGGGCTCCCGTATTTCACGAAGG ATATAAGTACTGGAACTGCTGCCACATACAGACCCTGGACTTCAACGCCTTCCTGGACCAGAAAGGCTGCACCACGGGCAAACATCGCTGGATCCCCAAGCAG GACAAGAAGAACGTGGCCTGCAGGCACGACTGGCACCAGACTGGCACGCAGGTGGTGGTCACAGTCTACGCCAAGAACTCCATCCCCGAGCATTCATATGTGGAGACCAATCGCACTGTg CTGACGACGCACATCCAGTTTGACAACAACAAGGTTTTCCACAGAGACTTCCATCTCTGGGGG gtgGTGGACGTGGCCCAGAGCTCCGTGACCATGGTGCCGTCCAAGGTGGAGGTGGTCCTGCGGAAGGCCGACGCCGTGGCGTGGGGGCGGCTGGAAGACCCCCGCTTCAAGGCGGAGCCGCAGCCCGAGGCCCAGGAGGACGACGCCGTGGGAACAGAGGAGACGAGGCCCGACTGGGACATTTCCGACGACGACATCAGCGAATCCGACGAGGAGGAggacctcccaccccccaccagtgAAACCACTCCTCcccagtag
- the si:dkey-172j4.3 gene encoding diacylglycerol kinase delta isoform X1 produces MAAKLNPNILYVREPRESLTPQDSDRLTPAEAGEESSDSDGEQEETSHRLIRKVSTSGQIRAKKSVKEGLLLKQTSSFQRWKRRYFKLRGRTLYYAKDSKSLIFDEVDLSDASVAETSTKNINNSFTVITPFRKLMLCAESRKEMEDWISALKSVQKWETYEASLFNMEHFSGMHNWYACSHARPTFCNVCREALSGVTSHGLSCEVCKFKAHKRCAVRSTNSCKWTTLASIGNDVIEDEEGFSMPHQWLEGNLPVSAKCVVCDRNCGSVRRLQDWRCLWCKAIVHSSCKEHMGKICPLGQCRVSIIPPTTLNSIDSDGFWKATSPSCSSPLLVLVNSKSGDNQGVKFLRRFKQLLNPAQVFDLMNGGPQLGLRLFQKFETFRILVCGGDGSVGWVLSELDKLGLHKQCQLGVLPLGTGNDLARVLGWGGLCDDDAQLMQILEKLERATTKMLDRWSVMTYEVPTKHAPPIVKEDETLDSTLQAQMSLYADSVASHLTKILDSDKHSDVISSAKFLCGTVNDFVSEVGKAYERATENREEADAMAKKCALLNDKLDSLVKALNEESDSGIRPVRGDGGDSESPEVPQPFKSKEQLMLRANSLKKALRQIIEQAEKVVDEQNRHSQVQRMPSSSSIKRENSEELKEADPRRGTVSPTSSSIVLEKSESFSSIVFSEDSVQCSEKCVMNNYFGIGLDAKISLEFNNKRDENPKKCSSRTKNMMWYGVLGTKELVQKTYKNLEQRVQLECDGVPMSLPSLQGLAVLNIPSYAGGINFWGGTKEDNNFGAPSFDDKKLEVVAVFGSMQMAMSRVINLQHHRIAQCRQVKITILGEEGVPVQVDGEAWIQPPGMVKIVHKNRAQMLTRDRAFESTLKSWEDKRKCDGYRSSRPRLNSQQSMEYLTEEECAQVQQLGLVADTLISRIREAAKTHKVVEQELAHAVNASALVLSEAFPSKPSSPEFISRSTAVEIVNSSKVLHLETQMLLDGKLLKLDPPEEEALLSTLSSLNTELQKLTDIHWICPSMHCAEEDTPRTSSKSSSMKLKIIPKTKKDREKLHKQKSNSSLSGTWDIKGGSCDAADTAGN; encoded by the exons AAGAGTGTGAAAGAGGGCCTGCTTCTCAAACAGACCAGCTCCTTCCAAAGGTGGAAGAGAAGGTACTTCAAACTGCGTGGCCGGACCTTGTACTACGCCAAAGACTCCAAG TCTTTGATATTTGATGAAGTGGACCTGTCAGATGCCAGTGTGGCAGAGACTAGTACCAAGAACATCAACAACAGCTTCACG gtCATCACTCCTTTCCGGAAGCTGATGCTATGTGCGGAAAGCAGGAAGGAGATGGAGGACTGGATCAGCGCCCTAAAGTCGGTCCAAAAGTGGGAGACCTATGAG GCCAGTCTGTTCAACATGGAGCACTTCTCCGGAATGCACAACTGGTACGCCTGCTCCCACGCCCGGCCCACCTTCTGCAACGTGTGCCGCGAGGCGCTGTCCGGGGTCACCTCACACGGCCTGTCCTGCgaag TGTGCAAGTTCAAGGCACACAAGCGCTGTGCCGTGAGGTCCACCAACAGCTGCAAGTGGACCACGCTGGCATCCATCGGCAACGACGTCATCGAGGACGAAGAGGGG tttTCCATGCCGCACCAGTGGCTGGAGGGGAACCTCCCCGTGAGCGctaagtgtgtggtgtgtgaccGTAACTGCGGCAGCGTGAGGAGACTGCAGGACTGGCGATGTCTGTGGTGCAAGGCCATT gtccaCAGCAGCTGTAAGGAGCACATGGGAAAGATCTGCCCTCTGGGCCAGTGCAGGGTGTCCATCATCCCTCCCACGACTCTCAACAGCATCGATTCTGATG GGTTCTGGAAGGCCACCAGCCCGTCCTGCTCCAGTCCGCTGCTGGTTCTGGTCAACTCCAAAAGCGGGGACAACCAGGGGGTGAAGTTCCTCCGCAGGTTCAAGCAGCTGCTCAACCCGGCGCAGGTGTTTGACCTGATGAACGGCGGCCCGCAGCTGGG TCTGAGGCTCTTCCAGAAGTTCGAGACGTTCCGGATtctggtgtgtgggggggacgGCAGCGTCGGCTGGGTCCTGTCTGAACTGGACAAACTGGGACTGCACAAGCAG TGCCAGCTTGGGGTGCTGCCCCTGGGAACAGGAAATGACCTCGCCCGGGTGTTGGGCTGGGGCGGGCTCTGTGACGACGACGCCCAGCTCATGCAGATTCTGGAGAAGCTGGAGAGAGCCACCACCAAGATGCTGgacag GTGGAGTGTGATGACCTATGAAGTGCCCACCAAGCACGCCCCCCCAATAGTGAAGGAGGACGAGACGCTGGACTCCACCCTCCAG GCCCAGATGAGCCTCTACGCTGACTCTGTGGCGTCCCACCTGACTAAGATCCTGGACTCGGACAAACACAGCGATGTCATCTCCTCTGCCAA GTTCCTGTGTGGGACAGTGAATGACTTTGTGTCGGAGGTGGGCAAAGCGTACGAGAGAGCCACAGAGAACAGGGAGGAGGCGGACGCCATGGCCAAGAAG TGTGCTCTGCTGAACGATAAGCTGGACTCCCTGGTCAAAGCCCTGAACGAGGAGAGCGACTCCGGCATTAGGCCCGTCAGGGGCGACGGGGGCGACTCCGAATCTCCCGAGGTCCCCCAGCCCTTCAAGTCCAAAGAGCAGCTGATGCTGCGGGCCAACAGCCTGAAGAAGGCCCTGCGCCAGATCATCGAGCAGGCCGAGAAAG TGGTGGACGAGCAGAACCGGCACTCGCAGGTGCAGCGAatgccctcttcctcctccataAAACGGGAGAACAgcgaggagctgaaggaggccGACCCAC GCCGGGGAACAGTGagccccacctcctcctccattgTCCTGGAGAAATCAGAGAGCTTCAGCTCCATAGTCTTCAGTGAGGATTCTGT ACAGTGCTCAGAGAAATGTGTTATGAACAACTACTTTGGGATCGGACTGGACGCAAAAATCTCCCTGGAGTTCAACAACAAGAGAGACGAGAACCCCAAGAAGTGCAg CAGTCGCACTAAGAACATGATGTGGTACGGAGTGCTGGGGACCAAGGAGCTGGTCCAGAAGACCTATAAAAACCTGGAGCAGAGGGTGCAGCTGGAG TGCGATGGTGTGCCGATGTCCCTGCCCAGCCTCCAAGGCCTGGCTGTTCTCAACATCCCCAGCTACGCCGGGGGCATAAACTTCTGGGGCGGAACCAAGGAAGACAAC AATTTTGGGGCGCCCTCTTTTGACGACAAGAAGCTGGAGGTGGTGGCGGTGTTCGGCAGCATGCAGATGGCGATGTCACGTGTCATCAACCTGCAGCACCACCGCATCGCGCAG TGTCGGCAGGTGAAGATCACCATCCTAGGAGAGGAGGGTGTGCCTGTGCAGGTAGACGGCGAGGCCTGGATCCAGCCGCCGGGAATGGTCAAGATCGTCCACAAGAACCGGGCCCAGATGCTCACCAGAGACCGG GCGTTCGAGAGCACGCTGAAGTCATGGGAGGACAAGAGGAAGTGCGACGGCTACCGCTCCTCCCGGCCCCGCCTCAACTCCCAGCAGTCCATGGAGTACCTGACGGAGGAAGAGTGCGCCCAGGTGCAGCAGCTGGGCCTGGTGGCCGACACACTCATCAGCAG GATCAGGGAGGCAGCGAAGACACACAAGGtggtggagcaggagctggccCATGCAGTCAACGCCAGCGCCCTGGTCCTGAGTGAGGCCTTCCCCAGCAAGCCCTCCAGCCCCGAG TTCATCAGCCGCTCAACCGCTGTGGAAATTGTCAACAGCTCCAAAGTCCTGCACCTGGAGACCCAGATGCTTCTGGATGGGAAGCTACTG AAACTGGACCCTCCTGAGGAGGAAGCTCTACTTTCTACCCTCAGCAGCCTGAACACCGAGCTGCAGAAACTGACAGACATTCACTGGatctgtcccagcatgcactgcgcAGAGGAG GACACGCCCAGGACCAGCAGCAAGAGCAGCAGCATGAAGCTGAAGATCATCCCCAAAAcgaagaaggacagagagaagctGCACAAGCAGAAGTCCAACAGCTCCCTGTCAG GAACCTGGGATATCAAAGGAGGGTCATGTGATGCAGCAGATACCGCTGGGAATTGA
- the si:dkey-172j4.3 gene encoding diacylglycerol kinase delta isoform X2, with protein MPSLCPTSGCCLAPLLSLRDLRSVWGGSDGDGSGDLVLSESGYSEGTSRGGTLEIYSNGTQKSVKEGLLLKQTSSFQRWKRRYFKLRGRTLYYAKDSKSLIFDEVDLSDASVAETSTKNINNSFTVITPFRKLMLCAESRKEMEDWISALKSVQKWETYEASLFNMEHFSGMHNWYACSHARPTFCNVCREALSGVTSHGLSCEVCKFKAHKRCAVRSTNSCKWTTLASIGNDVIEDEEGFSMPHQWLEGNLPVSAKCVVCDRNCGSVRRLQDWRCLWCKAIVHSSCKEHMGKICPLGQCRVSIIPPTTLNSIDSDGFWKATSPSCSSPLLVLVNSKSGDNQGVKFLRRFKQLLNPAQVFDLMNGGPQLGLRLFQKFETFRILVCGGDGSVGWVLSELDKLGLHKQCQLGVLPLGTGNDLARVLGWGGLCDDDAQLMQILEKLERATTKMLDRWSVMTYEVPTKHAPPIVKEDETLDSTLQAQMSLYADSVASHLTKILDSDKHSDVISSAKFLCGTVNDFVSEVGKAYERATENREEADAMAKKCALLNDKLDSLVKALNEESDSGIRPVRGDGGDSESPEVPQPFKSKEQLMLRANSLKKALRQIIEQAEKVVDEQNRHSQVQRMPSSSSIKRENSEELKEADPRRGTVSPTSSSIVLEKSESFSSIVFSEDSVQCSEKCVMNNYFGIGLDAKISLEFNNKRDENPKKCSSRTKNMMWYGVLGTKELVQKTYKNLEQRVQLECDGVPMSLPSLQGLAVLNIPSYAGGINFWGGTKEDNNFGAPSFDDKKLEVVAVFGSMQMAMSRVINLQHHRIAQCRQVKITILGEEGVPVQVDGEAWIQPPGMVKIVHKNRAQMLTRDRAFESTLKSWEDKRKCDGYRSSRPRLNSQQSMEYLTEEECAQVQQLGLVADTLISRIREAAKTHKVVEQELAHAVNASALVLSEAFPSKPSSPEFISRSTAVEIVNSSKVLHLETQMLLDGKLLKLDPPEEEALLSTLSSLNTELQKLTDIHWICPSMHCAEEDTPRTSSKSSSMKLKIIPKTKKDREKLHKQKSNSSLSGTWDIKGGSCDAADTAGN; from the exons AAGAGTGTGAAAGAGGGCCTGCTTCTCAAACAGACCAGCTCCTTCCAAAGGTGGAAGAGAAGGTACTTCAAACTGCGTGGCCGGACCTTGTACTACGCCAAAGACTCCAAG TCTTTGATATTTGATGAAGTGGACCTGTCAGATGCCAGTGTGGCAGAGACTAGTACCAAGAACATCAACAACAGCTTCACG gtCATCACTCCTTTCCGGAAGCTGATGCTATGTGCGGAAAGCAGGAAGGAGATGGAGGACTGGATCAGCGCCCTAAAGTCGGTCCAAAAGTGGGAGACCTATGAG GCCAGTCTGTTCAACATGGAGCACTTCTCCGGAATGCACAACTGGTACGCCTGCTCCCACGCCCGGCCCACCTTCTGCAACGTGTGCCGCGAGGCGCTGTCCGGGGTCACCTCACACGGCCTGTCCTGCgaag TGTGCAAGTTCAAGGCACACAAGCGCTGTGCCGTGAGGTCCACCAACAGCTGCAAGTGGACCACGCTGGCATCCATCGGCAACGACGTCATCGAGGACGAAGAGGGG tttTCCATGCCGCACCAGTGGCTGGAGGGGAACCTCCCCGTGAGCGctaagtgtgtggtgtgtgaccGTAACTGCGGCAGCGTGAGGAGACTGCAGGACTGGCGATGTCTGTGGTGCAAGGCCATT gtccaCAGCAGCTGTAAGGAGCACATGGGAAAGATCTGCCCTCTGGGCCAGTGCAGGGTGTCCATCATCCCTCCCACGACTCTCAACAGCATCGATTCTGATG GGTTCTGGAAGGCCACCAGCCCGTCCTGCTCCAGTCCGCTGCTGGTTCTGGTCAACTCCAAAAGCGGGGACAACCAGGGGGTGAAGTTCCTCCGCAGGTTCAAGCAGCTGCTCAACCCGGCGCAGGTGTTTGACCTGATGAACGGCGGCCCGCAGCTGGG TCTGAGGCTCTTCCAGAAGTTCGAGACGTTCCGGATtctggtgtgtgggggggacgGCAGCGTCGGCTGGGTCCTGTCTGAACTGGACAAACTGGGACTGCACAAGCAG TGCCAGCTTGGGGTGCTGCCCCTGGGAACAGGAAATGACCTCGCCCGGGTGTTGGGCTGGGGCGGGCTCTGTGACGACGACGCCCAGCTCATGCAGATTCTGGAGAAGCTGGAGAGAGCCACCACCAAGATGCTGgacag GTGGAGTGTGATGACCTATGAAGTGCCCACCAAGCACGCCCCCCCAATAGTGAAGGAGGACGAGACGCTGGACTCCACCCTCCAG GCCCAGATGAGCCTCTACGCTGACTCTGTGGCGTCCCACCTGACTAAGATCCTGGACTCGGACAAACACAGCGATGTCATCTCCTCTGCCAA GTTCCTGTGTGGGACAGTGAATGACTTTGTGTCGGAGGTGGGCAAAGCGTACGAGAGAGCCACAGAGAACAGGGAGGAGGCGGACGCCATGGCCAAGAAG TGTGCTCTGCTGAACGATAAGCTGGACTCCCTGGTCAAAGCCCTGAACGAGGAGAGCGACTCCGGCATTAGGCCCGTCAGGGGCGACGGGGGCGACTCCGAATCTCCCGAGGTCCCCCAGCCCTTCAAGTCCAAAGAGCAGCTGATGCTGCGGGCCAACAGCCTGAAGAAGGCCCTGCGCCAGATCATCGAGCAGGCCGAGAAAG TGGTGGACGAGCAGAACCGGCACTCGCAGGTGCAGCGAatgccctcttcctcctccataAAACGGGAGAACAgcgaggagctgaaggaggccGACCCAC GCCGGGGAACAGTGagccccacctcctcctccattgTCCTGGAGAAATCAGAGAGCTTCAGCTCCATAGTCTTCAGTGAGGATTCTGT ACAGTGCTCAGAGAAATGTGTTATGAACAACTACTTTGGGATCGGACTGGACGCAAAAATCTCCCTGGAGTTCAACAACAAGAGAGACGAGAACCCCAAGAAGTGCAg CAGTCGCACTAAGAACATGATGTGGTACGGAGTGCTGGGGACCAAGGAGCTGGTCCAGAAGACCTATAAAAACCTGGAGCAGAGGGTGCAGCTGGAG TGCGATGGTGTGCCGATGTCCCTGCCCAGCCTCCAAGGCCTGGCTGTTCTCAACATCCCCAGCTACGCCGGGGGCATAAACTTCTGGGGCGGAACCAAGGAAGACAAC AATTTTGGGGCGCCCTCTTTTGACGACAAGAAGCTGGAGGTGGTGGCGGTGTTCGGCAGCATGCAGATGGCGATGTCACGTGTCATCAACCTGCAGCACCACCGCATCGCGCAG TGTCGGCAGGTGAAGATCACCATCCTAGGAGAGGAGGGTGTGCCTGTGCAGGTAGACGGCGAGGCCTGGATCCAGCCGCCGGGAATGGTCAAGATCGTCCACAAGAACCGGGCCCAGATGCTCACCAGAGACCGG GCGTTCGAGAGCACGCTGAAGTCATGGGAGGACAAGAGGAAGTGCGACGGCTACCGCTCCTCCCGGCCCCGCCTCAACTCCCAGCAGTCCATGGAGTACCTGACGGAGGAAGAGTGCGCCCAGGTGCAGCAGCTGGGCCTGGTGGCCGACACACTCATCAGCAG GATCAGGGAGGCAGCGAAGACACACAAGGtggtggagcaggagctggccCATGCAGTCAACGCCAGCGCCCTGGTCCTGAGTGAGGCCTTCCCCAGCAAGCCCTCCAGCCCCGAG TTCATCAGCCGCTCAACCGCTGTGGAAATTGTCAACAGCTCCAAAGTCCTGCACCTGGAGACCCAGATGCTTCTGGATGGGAAGCTACTG AAACTGGACCCTCCTGAGGAGGAAGCTCTACTTTCTACCCTCAGCAGCCTGAACACCGAGCTGCAGAAACTGACAGACATTCACTGGatctgtcccagcatgcactgcgcAGAGGAG GACACGCCCAGGACCAGCAGCAAGAGCAGCAGCATGAAGCTGAAGATCATCCCCAAAAcgaagaaggacagagagaagctGCACAAGCAGAAGTCCAACAGCTCCCTGTCAG GAACCTGGGATATCAAAGGAGGGTCATGTGATGCAGCAGATACCGCTGGGAATTGA